In Microbacterium sp. 1.5R, the following are encoded in one genomic region:
- a CDS encoding PucR family transcriptional regulator, protein MDKSATLTWLRRISGDIASVTIKRLEDTLPWYADMPPARRSAVGLVAQAGITSFIQWYEDPTSTPWIAADIFAAAPRELLRSVSLQQTLQLIRVTVEVTEERVAGRGADLREAILLYSRDVAFAAADVYARAAEARGLWDARLEALVVDSILTGEADEELPSRIAALGWHGHGEVAVLVGTTPPQFDVDLVRRTARKLAVDVLIGVQGSRLVLVIGRARVAGQELAEGEEEELGFEEIATRLEPSFGPGYVVLGPAVAALVDASQSARAALAGFAVARAWRSAPRPVDADDLLPERALAGDPLAKQTLIERIYRPLQAHSTDLVTTLWSYLDNGRSLEATARELFVHPNTVRYRLKRVSEVIGWDATGPREALILQTALILGSIGAAEQVRRRPPLRRPSR, encoded by the coding sequence ATGGACAAGTCCGCCACGCTCACCTGGCTGCGCCGGATCTCCGGTGACATCGCCTCGGTGACGATCAAGCGCCTCGAGGACACCCTCCCGTGGTACGCCGACATGCCACCAGCCCGCCGCTCTGCGGTCGGGCTGGTGGCCCAGGCGGGCATCACCTCGTTCATCCAGTGGTACGAGGACCCGACGTCGACGCCGTGGATCGCCGCCGACATCTTCGCGGCGGCACCGCGCGAGTTGCTCCGCAGCGTCAGCCTGCAGCAGACCCTCCAGTTGATCCGCGTCACCGTCGAGGTGACGGAAGAGAGGGTCGCGGGTCGGGGTGCAGATCTCCGCGAGGCGATCCTCCTCTACTCTCGCGACGTGGCCTTCGCCGCGGCCGACGTCTACGCCCGCGCTGCTGAGGCCCGCGGCCTCTGGGATGCCAGGCTCGAGGCGCTCGTCGTCGACTCGATCCTGACCGGCGAAGCCGACGAAGAGCTGCCGAGTCGCATCGCCGCGCTGGGCTGGCACGGACACGGCGAGGTCGCGGTGCTGGTGGGCACGACTCCCCCGCAGTTCGATGTCGATCTGGTGCGTCGCACGGCACGCAAGCTCGCGGTCGATGTGCTGATCGGCGTGCAGGGCTCGCGCCTCGTTCTCGTCATCGGGCGGGCACGCGTCGCAGGCCAGGAGCTCGCGGAGGGCGAAGAGGAGGAACTCGGCTTCGAAGAGATCGCGACGCGCCTCGAGCCCTCCTTCGGTCCTGGTTATGTCGTGCTCGGCCCCGCGGTCGCCGCGCTCGTCGACGCGAGCCAGAGCGCACGAGCCGCCCTCGCCGGGTTCGCCGTGGCGCGGGCGTGGCGGAGCGCTCCGCGGCCCGTCGACGCCGACGACCTGCTTCCCGAGCGCGCCCTCGCCGGTGATCCGCTCGCCAAGCAGACGCTGATCGAGCGCATCTACCGACCGCTGCAGGCCCATTCGACCGACCTCGTGACGACGCTGTGGAGCTACCTCGACAACGGTCGCTCCCTCGAGGCGACCGCCCGCGAGCTGTTCGTGCACCCGAACACCGTGCGCTATCGCCTGAAGCGCGTCAGCGAGGTC